A part of Lutra lutra chromosome 2, mLutLut1.2, whole genome shotgun sequence genomic DNA contains:
- the LOC125094096 gene encoding protocadherin-23-like yields the protein MGEGHHRRGPPAGKRLLFGGRRGSPRGLPGGGGATGAQRFLLGLFMHAWLWAASGSYAQVFNLSLSVDEGLPPDTLVGDIRAGLPAAQQQEGGGFFLSEDSDDSPLLDDFHVHPDTGIIRTARCLDRERRDHYSFVAATLLGAVVQVEIRVNDVNDHSPSFPRDSLQLDVSELSPPGTAFRLPGAHDPDAGLFSTQGYTLVQPSDLPEDPAGPFFQLRYGTPGSSPSSSPLEPLDLVLLRRLDREAAAAHELHIEAWDGGRPRRTGHLRVELRVLDENDNPPVFEQGEYQAAVREDARPGSEVCRVRATDRDLGPNGHVRYGIRARQALGLLGDAAYFTVEELSGVVRVQRPLDREAQAWHQLVVEARDGGAEPEVATVRVSIAVLDVNDNPPAIHLLFFTEGGVARVSEGAALGDYVARVSVSDADGYPQQEEEAVGEPGAGLGRESISLSLEGGDGAFALRSGSSPGVFFLCVEGPLDRESRDLYDLRLVATDSGSPPLSTEETLLLRIADLNDQPPLFSRAHYLASVSEAAAPGTAVVWVSASDADEPGTEHARLRYALVHLPVRCNAEGVWPTSGCGRSFTIDPESGVISTARSLDREVQEAVELRVVAQDLGEPPLSATCLVSITVEDVNDNEPVFRRQVYNATLAEHAPVGHCFLQVSASCRWINLWILERPRKRGQDKGNPGREHCYVGGCTLVPKAQGPELPVLLYSEANGRPVGT from the coding sequence ATGGGCGAAGGGCACCATCGGCGGGGGCCTCCCGCCGGGAAGCGCCTCCTGTTCGGCGGGAGGAGAGGGTCACCCCGCGGGCtgccgggcggcggcggcgccacCGGGGCTCAGCGCTTCCTGCTCGGGCTCTTCATGCACGCGTGGCTGTGGGCGGCCTCGGGTTCATATGCCCAGGTGTTCAACCTCAGCCTTTCCGTGGACGAAGGACTTCCTCCGGACACTCTAGTAGGCGACATCCGCGCGGGGCTGCCGGCTGCACAGCAGCAGGAGGGGGGCGGCTTCTTTCTCTCCGAGGATTCGGATGACTCGCCGCTGCTGGACGACTTCCACGTGCATCCGGACACCGGCATCATCCGCACGGCTCGGTGCCTGGACCGCGAGCGGCGGGACCACTACAGCTTTGTGGCCGCCACCCTGCTGGGCGCCGTGGTGCAGGTGGAGATCCGCGTCAACGACGTGAACGATCACTCGCCCAGCTTTCCCCGCGACTCCCTGCAACTCGACGTCTCCGAGCTCAGCCCTCCAGGCACCGCCTTCCGCCTGCCAGGTGCCCACGACCCGGACGCCGGCCTGTTCAGCACGCAGGGCTACACCCTGGTGCAACCGTCCGACCTTCCCGAGGACCCCGCAGGACCGTTTTTCCAGTTGCGCTACGGAACCCCGGGGTCATCACCGTCCTCTTCGCCCCTGGAGCCCCTGGACCTGGTGCTGCTGCGGCGCCTGGACCGAGAGGCGGCGGCGGCACACGAGTTGCATATCGAAGCCTGGGACGGCGGCCGCCCGCGGCGCACCGGCCACCTGCGTGTGGAGCTGCGGGTGCTAGATGAGAACGACAACCCGCCGGTCTTCGAGCAGGGCGAGTACCAAGCCGCGGTGCGGGAGGACGCCCGGCCGGGCTCCGAGGTCTGTCGCGTGCGCGCCACCGACCGCGACCTGGGACCCAACGGCCACGTGCGCTATGGCATCCGCGCCCGGCAGGCGCTCGGGCTCCTGGGCGATGCGGCCTACTTCACGGTGGAGGAGCTGAGCGGCGTGGTACGGGTGCAGAGGCCGCTGGACCGCGAGGCACAGGCCTGGCACCAGCTGGTGGTCGAGGCCCGCGATGGAGGGGCCGAGCCCGAGGTTGCCACTGTACGGGTGTCCATCGCGGTGCTCGACGTGAATGACAACCCGCCCGCCATTCACCTGCTCTTCTTCACGGAGGGAGGGGTCGCGCGCGTTTCCGAGGGCGCCGCACTCGGCGACTACGTAGCTCGCGTCTCCGTGTCAGACGCGGACGGTTATCCCCAGCAGGAAGAGGAGGCCGTCGGGGAGCCTGGTGCTGGTCTGGGGCGCGAAAGCATCTCCTTGTCCCTGGAGGGCGGGGACGGAGCCTTTGCGCTGCGCTCCGGCAGCTCCCCCGGGGTATTTTTCCTTTGTGTCGAGGGGCCCCTGGACAGGGAGAGCCGCGACTTGTATGATCTGCGACTGGTGGCCACGGACTCGGGCTCCCCGCCGCTGAGCACAGAGGAAACGCTGCTGCTCCGGATTGCCGACCTCAACGACCAGCCCCCTCTCTTCAGCAGGGCGCATTACCTGGCCTCCGTATCAGAGGCCGCGGCCCCGGGCACCGCGGTCGTGTGGGTCAGCGCCTCGGATGCGGATGAGCCTGGCACAGAACACGCACGGCTGCGCTACGCACTGGTCCACCTTCCTGTTCGCTGCAACGCGGAAGGTGTGTGGCCCACCTCGGGGTGCGGGCGGTCCTTCACTATTGATCCTGAGAGCGGCGTGATCAGCACCGCCCGGAGTCTGGATCGAGAGGTCCAGGAGGCAGTAGAGTTGAGAGTGGTAGCCCAAGACCTAGGAGAACCCCCACTCTCTGCCACCTGCCTGGTGAGCATCACCGTGGAGGACGTGAATGACAATGAGCCCGTCTTCCGGAGGCAGGTGTACAATGCCACCCTGGCGGAGCACGCGCCGGTTGGGCACTGCTTTTTGCAGGTGAGTGCGTCATGCCGCTGGATCAACCTCTGGATTCTAGAAAGGCCTAGGAAGAGAGGGCAGGATAAAGGGAATCCAGGGAGGGAACATTGTTATGTAGGTGGTTGTACCCTGGTTCCAAAAGCACAGGGGCCTGAGCTTCCGGTCCTCCTCTACAGTGAGGCGAATGGGCGCCCCGTGGGCACCTAA